In one Trichlorobacter lovleyi SZ genomic region, the following are encoded:
- a CDS encoding DUF190 domain-containing protein, whose protein sequence is MSKLVGEQQLMRIFIGESDRHGSRPLYEALVELLRKEGFAGATVLRGICGFGANRVYHTQKLLDLSADLPMVIEVVDSQEKIAAVMPQIDVMMGGGMITLEKATVIRYSPKS, encoded by the coding sequence ATGTCAAAACTGGTCGGTGAACAGCAGTTGATGCGGATTTTTATCGGAGAAAGCGACCGTCATGGCTCTCGTCCCTTGTACGAGGCCCTGGTTGAGCTGCTGCGCAAGGAGGGGTTTGCCGGTGCCACGGTGTTGCGGGGCATCTGCGGTTTTGGCGCCAACCGGGTCTACCATACCCAGAAGCTGCTGGACCTGTCGGCTGACCTGCCGATGGTCATTGAGGTGGTTGACAGTCAGGAGAAGATTGCTGCCGTTATGCCGCAGATTGACGTCATGATGGGTGGTGGTATGATTACGTTGGAAAAAGCCACAGTGATCCGCTATAGCCCGAAATCCTGA